One genomic segment of Alosa sapidissima isolate fAloSap1 chromosome 13, fAloSap1.pri, whole genome shotgun sequence includes these proteins:
- the LOC121680960 gene encoding uncharacterized protein LOC121680960, which produces MNELGVTVLMVLFMLFYDVERVFGDVVEQRVQPGANITLQCISETEVVTIEWNRNCTHVNQPPFSIVGIWAPPRFSVTISTNSSVLRIENITEGDLGLYYCMGTKTDVLQKREPIGKTFKVIFEETPLPSAPKSPSCSPTECGHCWILLFSLCPICILLTAFISSTCVYCLLRTKGSKKKDLYQGSTNREQSRKTDEDLCYASLDITSNRQKPRPKKKRQQNTDFSTYSEVRTGTK; this is translated from the exons ATGAACGAGCTGGGTGTCACAGTCCTCATGGTTTTGT TCATGCTATTCTATGATGTGGAGAGAGTTTTTGGAGACGTGGTTGAGCAAAGAGTCCAGCCAGGAGCAAACATCACCCTGCAGTGTATTTCAGAAACAGAGGTGGTAACTATAGAGTGGAATAGGAACTGCACCCATGTGAATCAGCCACCTTTCTCCATAGTAGGTATTTGGGCTCCACCTCGCTTCAGTGTTACAATCTCAACTAATTCCAGTGTTCTGAGGATTGAGAACATCACTGAGGGGGACCTTGGACTTTACTACTGCATGGGTACAAAGACTGATGTGTTACAGAAAAGAGAACCAATTGGTAAAACTTTCAAAGTGATTTTTGAAG AAACCCCTCTTCCCAGTGCTCCCAAGTCTCCCAGTTGTTCTCCTACTGAATGTGGGCACTGCTGGATTCTACTGTTCAGTTTGTGTCCCATATGTATACTACTCACTGCGTTCATCTCCTCTACTTGCGTGTACTGTCTACTCCGTACAAAAG GGTCAAAGAAGAAGGACCTGTATCAGGGATCTACGAACAGAGAGCAAAGCAGGAAAACG GATGAAGACCTTTGTTATGCGTCCCTGGATATAACTAGCAATCGACAGAAACCAAGACCCAAGAAAAAGAGGCAACAGAACACTGACTTCAGTACCTACTCCGAGGTCAGGACTGGTACAAAGTAG